From Variimorphobacter saccharofermentans, one genomic window encodes:
- a CDS encoding Ig-like domain-containing protein, with the protein MAPRYITIENVVGSGKSRVKQNLKFKTGNFVWRIKFTTALNPATVNNRNLYVTTMNQTPLLTNIRYDSVNKYIEVEPLEPYEKNESYLLHVTTNVKSKYGQKLPNEITLQFKV; encoded by the coding sequence ATGGCACCTCGTTATATAACAATTGAAAATGTTGTTGGCAGTGGTAAAAGCCGTGTCAAACAGAATTTAAAATTTAAAACAGGTAACTTCGTTTGGAGAATAAAATTTACTACAGCTCTTAATCCCGCTACAGTAAATAACCGCAATTTGTATGTAACTACTATGAATCAGACACCATTACTAACCAATATACGATACGATTCTGTAAATAAGTATATTGAAGTTGAACCACTTGAGCCATATGAGAAAAACGAATCCTATTTGTTACATGTTACCACGAATGTAAAATCAAAATACGGTCAGAAGTTACCCAATGAGATAACATTACAATTCAAGGTATAA
- a CDS encoding UDP-N-acetylglucosamine 1-carboxyvinyltransferase: MEQYIIKGGKPLVGEVSISGYKNAALGIIAAAIMTDDTVKIENVPDVRDIVVLLQAIEDIGAKVERINKNTILINASNIHSLNVDYEYVRKIRASYYLVGALLGKYQSAQVALPGGCNIGSRPFDQHIKGFEALGANVKIEHGSICAKTDKLVGGHIYFDCSSVGATINTMLAACLAEGTTILENSAKEPHVVDVANFLNSMGANIKGAGTDIIRIKGVPKLHGSEYSIIPDQIEAGTFMFAAAATKGDILIKNVIPKHLEAFTAKLLEIGAEVEEFDDSIRVRATGRLGNSHVKTLVYPGFLTDMQPQMTTLLAISKGTSIVTESIFENRFKYVDELSRMGANIKVESNTAIIDGVEKLTGAIVSAPDLRAGAALVIAGLMAEGFTIVENVEYIERGYEQFEYKMQQLGAAITKCDSEDTKALKKFKLKVS; encoded by the coding sequence ATGGAGCAATATATAATAAAGGGTGGAAAGCCGCTGGTTGGAGAAGTTTCAATAAGCGGTTATAAAAATGCGGCTTTGGGAATAATCGCTGCAGCAATTATGACGGATGATACTGTTAAGATAGAGAATGTACCGGACGTTAGAGATATCGTAGTGTTATTACAGGCGATTGAGGATATAGGTGCTAAGGTAGAGAGAATTAATAAGAATACCATTTTAATCAATGCCAGCAACATTCATTCCTTGAATGTTGACTATGAATATGTTAGGAAAATTAGAGCGTCCTATTATCTGGTAGGTGCTTTGCTTGGAAAATATCAAAGTGCACAGGTTGCATTACCTGGCGGATGTAATATTGGAAGTAGACCCTTTGATCAACATATCAAGGGTTTTGAAGCATTAGGCGCTAACGTTAAGATCGAACATGGTTCTATTTGTGCAAAGACAGATAAATTAGTTGGCGGACATATATACTTTGACTGTTCAAGTGTAGGTGCTACCATCAATACCATGCTTGCAGCCTGCTTGGCAGAGGGCACTACGATTCTTGAGAACTCTGCAAAGGAACCACATGTAGTAGATGTAGCTAACTTTTTAAATAGTATGGGTGCCAATATTAAAGGTGCAGGTACGGATATTATTCGTATCAAAGGTGTTCCAAAGCTTCATGGTAGCGAATACTCCATTATTCCAGACCAGATTGAAGCAGGTACTTTTATGTTTGCTGCGGCAGCCACAAAAGGTGATATTCTTATAAAGAATGTTATTCCGAAGCATTTGGAGGCATTTACCGCAAAACTGTTGGAGATTGGCGCAGAGGTTGAAGAATTTGATGATTCTATCCGTGTAAGAGCTACTGGAAGACTGGGCAATTCCCATGTAAAAACCTTGGTATATCCTGGTTTTCTTACCGATATGCAGCCACAGATGACGACCCTGTTAGCAATTTCAAAAGGAACAAGTATCGTAACCGAAAGTATTTTTGAAAATCGGTTTAAGTACGTGGATGAATTATCCCGAATGGGTGCGAATATTAAAGTGGAAAGCAATACGGCAATCATCGATGGTGTTGAAAAGCTTACCGGAGCAATTGTCAGTGCGCCGGATTTAAGAGCGGGTGCAGCGCTTGTCATTGCTGGTTTAATGGCAGAAGGCTTTACCATTGTTGAGAACGTGGAATACATTGAACGAGGATATGAACAGTTTGAATATAAGATGCAGCAATTGGGTGCTGCCATTACAAAATGTGATTCTGAGGATACAAAGGCCTTAAAGAAGTTTAAGCTGAAAGTAAGCTAA
- a CDS encoding HD-GYP domain-containing protein gives MNTNKIFISQAVPGMIVAEDVFTKDNHLVISKETKLTDKIITRLEFYSIIEITVYTMSVPSDASEFLVDTTYYEKIKHSESFQRFHLAYKNTVNEFKNTLDQIVTAQKEIDTDQLLADTSRILYQCDSNIEVFNMLHCIRDYDDTTYVHSLNVALICNIIGKWLNFTPEDLEAITLSGLLHDLGKLMIPAKIITKPAKLTDEEFTLIKTHTIRGYNLLKSKRIDNRIKHAALMHHERCDGSGYPYGFYSEQIDPFAKLVAIADVYDAMTCSRVYRGPLCPFDVVSIFESEGYTKYDPKYIITFLEGIVLTYMNNSVRLNNDMVGEIIFINKSALSRPVVKVGDDQFIDLSKEKDLHIVSLV, from the coding sequence ATGAATACAAATAAAATTTTTATTTCCCAGGCAGTTCCCGGTATGATTGTAGCCGAGGATGTATTCACCAAAGACAATCATTTAGTTATATCAAAAGAGACAAAGCTGACGGACAAAATAATAACACGTCTTGAATTTTATTCTATTATTGAAATAACCGTATATACCATGTCCGTTCCGTCCGATGCCAGCGAATTTCTTGTTGACACTACATATTATGAAAAAATCAAACATAGTGAATCATTTCAACGTTTTCATCTGGCATACAAAAATACGGTTAATGAATTTAAAAATACTTTGGATCAAATAGTAACAGCCCAGAAGGAAATCGATACCGATCAGCTTCTTGCAGATACTAGCCGAATATTATATCAATGTGATTCAAATATTGAAGTATTCAATATGCTTCATTGTATTCGAGATTACGATGACACTACCTATGTTCATAGCCTTAATGTGGCTTTAATATGTAATATTATTGGCAAATGGCTGAACTTCACTCCTGAGGATCTGGAAGCAATCACTCTGAGCGGGTTACTCCACGATTTAGGTAAGCTGATGATTCCTGCTAAAATCATTACAAAGCCTGCAAAGCTTACTGACGAGGAATTTACCTTAATTAAAACTCATACCATACGGGGGTATAATTTACTCAAGAGCAAACGAATTGATAACAGAATTAAGCATGCCGCACTCATGCATCATGAGCGGTGTGATGGTAGCGGATATCCCTATGGTTTTTATAGCGAGCAGATTGATCCCTTTGCTAAATTAGTTGCAATTGCGGATGTGTATGATGCCATGACATGTTCCAGAGTATATCGTGGTCCTCTCTGTCCATTTGATGTGGTATCCATATTTGAGTCAGAGGGATATACGAAATATGACCCTAAGTATATCATAACCTTTTTAGAAGGCATTGTTCTGACCTATATGAACAACAGTGTCCGACTAAACAATGATATGGTCGGCGAAATCATTTTCATTAATAAATCTGCTTTATCCAGACCGGTAGTCAAGGTTGGTGACGATCAATTTATTGACTTATCCAAGGAAAAGGATTTACACATTGTATCTCTTGTATAA